The proteins below come from a single Miscanthus floridulus cultivar M001 chromosome 1, ASM1932011v1, whole genome shotgun sequence genomic window:
- the LOC136472134 gene encoding uncharacterized protein: protein MLRKWARDPAAVLILPAILLLAVATAAAVAMAAEEALPMPMPMEVYFTPAELARIAGYGEEPVSSVSVSGQLTCELCLRPGSHLLTLEMPGAKVAVSCRSERTPNNQLDSFAFATTDEYGNFTIDLPPQLHATPDLEKACTVRVLQLPADSCRLRHRTGDTYGLRLSSVEDGVRAYTAGVIRLQDSATPSDHCVGVEHMSQRR, encoded by the exons ATGCTGCGGAAGTGGGCGAGAGACCCCGCCGCCGTCTTGATTCTACCTGCCATCCTGCTCCTGGCGGTGGCGACGGCCgcagcggtggccatggcggcggaggAAGCGTTGCCGATGCCGATGCCGATGGAGGTCTACTTCACGCCCGCGGAGTTGGCGCGCATCGCGGGGTACGGCGAGGAGCCGGTGTCGTCGGTCTCCGTGTCCGGGCAGCTTACCTGCGAGCTCTGCCTCCGCCCCGGTTCCCACCTCCTCACCTTGGAGATGCCAG GCGCTAAGGTAGCAGTAAGCTGCAGAAGTGAACGGACTCCCAACAACCAATTGGATAGCTTTGCATTTGCTACGACGGATGAGTACGGCAACTTCACGATTGATCTCCCGCCCCAGCTCCACGCCACGccagacctggagaaggcctgcACCGTCAGGGTGCTCCAGCTCCCGGCAGACTCGTGCCGGCTTCGCCACCGCACCGGCGACACCTATGGCCTCAGGCTATCATCTGTAGAAGACGGCGTCCGAGCCTACACTGCTGGGGTGATACGGCTTCAAGACAGCGCTACGCCGTCCGATCATTGTGTGGGTGTGGAGCACATGTCTCAAAGAAGATGA
- the LOC136472114 gene encoding uncharacterized protein has protein sequence MDADETQPQEPSLPPPRAAVRSRPSSWSSSGSSGGVEYTSLRDVLAEAGPGSGGGSFGDAAGPAAIDFNASNINIRNQLLKHAASAYLQSAIVVPPRDRGCLSRLWRRLLHRGRCRVLLRPWPECCGDAGDPACLCAASVAGSVRRLVAFLSGCVARMWT, from the coding sequence ATGGACGCTGATGAGACCCAGCCGCAAGAGCCGTCTCTGCCTCCGCCCCGCGCTGCCGTCCGGTCCCGGCCGTCGAGCTGGAGCAGCAGcgggagcagcggcggcgtcgAGTACACGAGCCTCCGGGACGTGCTTGCCGAGGCCGGTCccgggagcggcggcggcagcttcGGGGACGCTGCCGGCCCCGCCGCGATCGACTTCAACGCGTCCAACATCAACATCCGCAACCAGCTGTTGAAGCACGCCGCGTCGGCGTACCTCCAGTCGGCGATCGTCGTCCCGCCGCGGGACCGTGGGTGCCTCAGCAGGCTGTGGAGGAGGCTGCTGCACCGCGGGCGGTGCCGCGTCCTCCTGCGACCGTGGCCGGAATGCTGCGGCGACGCCGGGGACCCAGCGTGCCTCTGCGCCGCGTCCGTTGCAGGCTCGGTGCGCCGGCTCGTCGCCTTCCTGTCCGGCTGCGTCGCTCGCATGTGGACGTAG
- the LOC136537608 gene encoding ornithine aminotransferase, mitochondrial: MATALARRGAAALARWRGMCSSSASALSSEELMRMERDCSAHNYHPIPMVFSKGEGSHIVDPEGNKYIDFLSAYSAVNQGHCHPKVLRALIEQAERLTLSSRAFYNDKFPIFAEYLTSMFGYDMMLPMNTGAEGVETAIKLARKWGYEKKQIPKNEALLVSCCGCFHGRTLGVISMSCDNDATRGFGPLVLGHLKVDFGDIDGLKKIFEEHGDRICGFLFEPIQGEAGVVIPPDGYLKGVRDLCSKHNILMIADEIQTGIARTGKMLACDWENIRPDMVILGKALGAGVVPVSAVLADKDVMLCIRPGEHGSTFGGNPLASAVAVASLKVVRDEGLVERAAKLGQEFRDQLQKVQQKFPQIIREVRGRGLLNAVDLNNDALSPASAYDICIKLKERGILAKPTHDTIIRLAPPLSISPEELAEASKALSDVLEHDLPQMQKQIKKPESEAEKPVCDRCGRDLHG, translated from the exons ATGGCGACGGCGCTAGCGCGGCGGGGCGCCGCGGCCCTGGCGCGGTGGCGCGGGATGTGCTCGAGCTCGGCTTCGGCGCTGTCCTCAGAGGAGCTCATGCGGATGGAACGGGACTGCAGCGCGCACAA CTACCATCCAATCCCCATGGTGTTTTCCAAAGGAGAAGGTTCACACATAGTGGACCCCGAAGGCAACAAATACATCGATTTTCTCTCTGCTTATTCTGCAGTCAATCAG GGTCATTGCCATCCAAAAGTCCTGAGAGCTTTGATAGAACAGGCAGAAAGGCTTACGCTCAGTTCTAGAGCTTTCTACAACGATAAGTTCCCAATCTTTGCGGAATATCTGACAAGCATGTTTGGATATGACATGATGTTGCCAATGAATACTGGAGCTGAAGGAGTTGAAACTGCTATCAAATTGGCTAGGAAATGGGGTTATGAGAAGAAACAGATACCAAAGAATGAG GCTTTGCTTGTCTCTTGCTGTGGGTGTTTCCATGGTCGAACTCTTGGTGTCATTTCCATGAGCTGTGACAATGATGCAACTCGTGGTTTTGGTCCTTTGGTTCTTGGCCATCTTAAAGTTGATTTTGGAGATATTGATGGGTTAAAGAAAATCTTTGAAG AGCATGGAGATCGGATTTGTGGTTTTTTATTTGAACCTATCCAAGGTGAAGCTGGG GTAGTAATCCCACCAGATGGCTATTTGAAAGGTGTCAGAGACTTGTGTTCTAAACATAACATTTTGATGATTGCTGATGAGATCCAAACTGGCATAGCTAGAACTGGTAAAATGCTGGCATGTGACTGGGAAAACATACGGCCTGACATGGTG ATTCTAGGCAAAGCACTCGGTGCTGGAGTTGTTCCAGTCAGTGCAGTTCTTGCAGACAAGGATGTCATGCTGTGTATCAGACCAGGGGAACATGGAAG TACATTCGGTGGGAATCCGTTAGCCAGCGCTGTGGCAGTTGCATCACTGAAAGTGGTCAGAGACGAAGGTCTCGTTGAAAG GGCTGCAAAGTTAGGACAGGAGTTTAGGGACCAGTTACAGAAGGTTCAGCAGAAATTCCCTCAAATCATAAGAGAAGTGCGCGGGAGGGGTTTGCTGAACGCAGTGGATTTAAACAATGACGCTCTATCTCCTGCTTCTGCATATGACATCTGCATCAAGTTGAAGGAGAGAGGCATTTTAGCGAAACCCACACATGACACTATAATCCGACTTGCTCCTCCCCTCTCAATCAG TCCTGAGGAGCTTGCAGAAGCATCCAAGGCGCTTAGTGACGTGCTGGAGCATGACTTGCCACAGATGCAGAAGCAGATAAAAAAGCCAGAATCTGAGGCAGAGAAGCCAGTCTGCGACAGATGCGGCCGGGACCTGCACGGATGA
- the LOC136472124 gene encoding probable glutathione S-transferase parC, with product MEGVVVLLNCFVSPFGNRVRIALKFKGVAYEEKAENLAAKSPLLLSSNPVHAKVPVLIVDGKPVCESLVILEFIDDGFSAAGAPPLLPADPYARAHARFWASYVDTKLNEAGMRVWRSPKGATAAVEAARKDTVAALKTLEAELGGKPYFGGDALGYVDVALVPFAPWFLTYERFGGFTVAAECPALAAWADRCVRENTCVAESLPEAEHVFQFVCGMRKAFGLD from the exons ATGGAGGGAGTTGTGGTGCTGCTCAACTGCTTCGTGAGCCCCTTCGGGAACCGCGTGCGCATCGCGCTGAAGTTCAAGGGCGTGGCGTACGAGGAGAAGGCCGAGAACCTGGCGGCCAAGAGCCCGCTGCTGCTGTCCTCCAACCCTGTCCACGCCAAGGTCCCCGTCCTCATCGTGGACGGCAAGCCCGTGTGCGAGTCCCTCGTCATCCTCGAGTTCATCGACGACGGCTTCTCCGCCGCCGGCGCGCCGCCGCTCCTCCCCGCCGACCCCTACGCACGCGCCCACGCCCGGTTCTGGGCCTCTTACGTCGACACCAAG CTGAATGAGGCCGGGATGCGCGTGTGGCGGTCGCCCAAGggcgcgacggcggcggtggaggcggcgagGAAGGACACGGTGGCGGCGCTGAAGACGCTGGAGGCCGAGCTGGGCGGGAAGCCCTACTTCGGCGGGGACGCGCTCGGCTACGTGGACGTCGCGCTGGTGCCCTTCGCGCCGTGGTTCCTGACCTACGAGCGGTTCGGCGGCTTCACCGTCGCCGCCGAGTGCCCCGCCCTGGCCGCGTGGGCGGACCGCTGCGTCCGGGAGAACACGTGCGTGGCCGAGTCGCTGCCGGAGGCCGAGCACGTATTCCAGTTCGTGTGCGGCATGAGGAAGGCGTTCGGCCTCGACTAG